attactcgcggtcggctcgaggttagtattacaagtgttctcgtaattgggatgttgctgtctctaatgctctgtacgtgtgcccgacacgggatacttcctattgggatgcagctgaccattaatcagcaacgccccctagtatgtaccccatatctagcgtgctgcgtcttctcgactcgaggaatccaggatagaatggtcactagccggcgcaatcatcagctcgtgtagagttgtcatgagcggtacaacctttggctcttgttgaatcatcagtggactgcacaacctttggcccgtgtatctgtaaagagtgtgtgtatgtattgccgcgactaagtaaaagtttatagatcggataggagggatatgaaacagggtcACAACGAAGGAAATATCATTAatcgttgacatcggcgtttctgaggaacaggtatagatgaagcagaagatcaggatcagaagatatcccggacggggatatccgattgtctgccttgtgctctcagtgctctagagagctgagagcgagccgcatggaaccggatacacgaccagacaacatgctcgatgtcgtggtagccatcgccacaatcacaaagattgtttgctgcgggcccaatgcgatagagatgcgcgtttaggttgtagtgattggacatgatccgagatatcacgcgaatgaaatcacgaccaacattcaatcccttaaaccaagcactcgtcgaaaccttagggataatcgtgtgtaaccaacgacataactcatcttcactccacatgcgctgccaactaacgagtgtgtcctgacgaggaatgtgaaaaaattcattataagcaatttgcctttcaaaaagtgtaccttctgaagcgcccaccttagctagcgagtccgctttctcattccccggaatcgagcaatgagagggaacccatgctaaggcaatcttcaataatttttcgaccaaaacactcaatagatgccttattcttgttagaaaataagatgagcgtttatcaactttcattgagcggattgcctctattgagctgagactgtctgaaaaaataaaataatggtcgatgggcagtgtttcaatgatccctagagcatagtatatcgcacccatttcaagGGTGcacgacatacacggaacaaggatctttgagtttgaaagaggcactggaattttcattgaagatgccgaagcccgtttatgtatgaaccgtcagtaaagaacattttatcagatccaactttcccatatttttccgaaaatatcgacggaataacattggagcgtaggtgatctggtattccatggattttttgtcgcatggacagatcaaaaatgacagaggaattgcaaaagtatgggaagcaaacttggttggagatgcctggtgaagggtgcacgtcgtgggtcaggtactcatggtataaagacataaaacatgactgaggagtcagtcgtagtagattttcgaagttatcaatcaccaatggattcatgatcttgcaacggatgagaaatctgtaggataattctgtgaaccgaagagtaagcgggggtactcctgccaaaacttcgagactcatcgtatgtgtcgaatgcaaacaccccatggctatacgcaagcaacaatattgtatcctctccagcttgagaatatgaatcctggcagctgatcggaagcaaaaactgccatattctaacactgacaatatcgttgttttgtacaactgaatgaggtctcctggatgggcacccacaataaccatgttccggttattgtttggagaaaattgattctttgctggcatttctgtttcaaatacgcaatgtgtctcccccaggtatatttagaatcaaaatatacacccaggtatttgaaaaacatagagtgttggatcgttttgccggataggtaaagctggaattgggcgggttcgtgcttcctagaaaaaacgaccatttcagttttctccgtagagaattcgatacccagcttgaaggcccacgtgaacagattgttcatggtatcttgcaacgacttttgcagagcgacgggattagtacccgtgatggaaataactccatcgtctgcaagttgtctcagcatgcagtctctagttagacaatcatccatatcattgacgtgaaaactgtacaagaggaggcttaggcaggagccttgcggtaggtccataaaactgtaacgagaagattttgagttgccatgagagaaattcatgtgcttttctgacagtttGTAGCCATTGACCGGGTTTATCTAATTTCTAATTTCTGGGATGCAGTATCATTGTAAATGAAAAACTCATTAATTCTCAGTCCAACTTTCTCTGCTTCGCGCTTAAGTGTGGTATTAATTTATATTATCATCTCAAATGTCCTGCCGACAATGTCCACGTTATCCGCAAAGCAgattaaattactgtatttgtTGGAAATCGTGCCATGCAAGGTGAACACGACTCAACTCTTAGCAACCTCTAGTACAATGTTGAACAGTAGGCAGGAGAGGCCATCACCATGCCGAAGCCCCATTCGGGACTCGATAGAATCCGATAATTCACCGAGAAACAAACAcagtactgtattctatccatCGTAGCCTCAAATCGATGTGGTCAGCTAGCTCTATTCGTGTTATTGAATCATATGTATTCAATTGAATTAAAGTCGATTTCAAGGCATTTATGGAAGATCTGCCACACAGTGAAGATTTGGTCAATAGTCGACCGACTAAAATACAGAGACTCTTTCCATCAGATGGCATGCAAATCGATGCGGTGCCCtcactgaaaaaaattgtaccatACTGTGCGATACATATCTTTAATTATTCCTTAGAATCGAACAAAACCGCTATGTGTGACAttagcattgagaaagactgctgtctgaTAGATGAGCGAGACGACTTGAATGATGacgctgatgatgatgatattttgaattaggttttaaaattcattagTTCATTCACTTCCATCCTTGAAAAAaccaatttggaaaaataaattgaacacTCGGCTTTGAGAATGGTCATTTAGAAAGACCCGCTGCCGTCTGGTAGCTAGCTGAATGACTGATGTATTGTGAATACTGTAATTTGAAATCGCGAATGActtgtttatactcaatgaaTATAATACGGCGGAGCTTAGATTGCAATATCAACACTGTTCGTAGAATTaatgctgcatttgcatttcatgCGATCGATTTGCGctgatatttgaatattttgtaCCTCGGCCACAGGAACACGATAGAAAAACATGTATTCTTCcgattttcgttaatttcaatCATTTATGGGTTAGGGAACCATAATGTATAACGTACCGAAAAAATAGAGTAAAGAGATTGGAATGCAAATCTTCAAAATCCGTCAGAGCTAAAACAATTATTAACGTTGAAAATATTTCCTAAAAAAACGTGacatattttctgatttggtaccattAGAGCCCCGCAGAGTGCATACTTTTTATCGCAAGACAGTTTGATCGAGTTGGCCTGTTAATGcgaaaaccgacccaactgaatcggtgtaatgtacGCATATGCATATCTCTCCATATTAATTAAGTCGGCCAATCAAAATATCGGCCGTAAAATAGTCTGCGGGCTGCGGGGgcccttactgaaagacgtagttttatGTCAAAAAAATAGGTAATGATATTAAtagttccatttttattcactaaCGTCAACAAGATTTGCCCTAATGATATGATTTAATATATTTAAGAGATTAAATATCTACTGATTCCACTTAACCGGACAAATAACTAATGTGTCATAATGTGTAATTGGTCAAACTTGACTATTCTCATCTCATGTTTCCTAGATAATTTCTTAAGTTTTCATGATTGTTGCTCATACAAAACGATAATGGGCGAGACGGGCCAACCAAAAGAGTCCgggggccgcaggttgagtatagctatattagaagatcaatcaatgaactgttctgcgattggacccatgaacgtttgTTTAGTatttttgaaagtattgataacaaataaaatccattttgagcgggacgaagtttggcgGGTAAGATGTAAACAAGTTATGAAGGATTTTCTTTTCTTTGCCTATGAGTGTGAAATTTCGTGAAACGTGCTAAAGGATTTATCTTGTGTATACGAAATGAGAGGAGCTTAGTAAAGCTCAAAAGTGTGTACTACTTATTTATGATTATAAAAAGTTTTGTAAACGATACGAATTGAGTTTGGACAGATTCATTCGCAATGTTTAGGTTTCGAGTATTTTTACAATAATATagaaaatataattatgtatctATTGTTTGTCTTGAAATCAACTTAATGACCATTCAAAAtatcatttacaaaaaaaaaagtcttatcGATTGATATATAACATCGATTTCATATCACTGTTCCTGAACCCGGCACCATTTAACCTACATTTCAACAGATTACTTTCGTTACCTCACTTTCCATGTGAATTAATCTCACGTGCGCTTTCCTTCCAGAAGCGTTCAGATATCTCATCATCGAAGGCAACCTTCGATTTAGTCTGTTTGACATTCGTCACGAAGTATCCTACAGCCGGATTCTTTTCAGCTGTGTTCACATTATCCGTAGCACAATGGATAATGTTTTGGGCACCCTAAAATGCATAGTCTGGGTTAAATCGTGATGTTAAGTTATTTCCACTTTTGTTTTACCTGCTTAGCGGATCGGAGAAATAGCCAAACTATTGGCGCGAAAAGAACATAGTGGTACCATTTTGGATTGTAATCTCTGAAGAAATCCGTATGGCAAAGTCCAGGGCACAAAACGTGCGCGTCGTAACCTTTCTTGTATAATTCCCGCGCGAAGTAAAAGTTCATTAGTTTCGAATTGTTGTATAAATTGTTGAAACGATCTCGCGGACCTTTCTCCACCCATTTTCCCAGGTTATCGAAATCAATTTTAGCATTCTTCTCGTGCATTTTGGACGAGACAACAACAACTCTGGCCGAATTGTTCTTGATGTTATCCTTCAATAGATCCACCAACAGAAAGTGTCCCAAATGGTTCACACCGAAGTGCACTTCATAGTTTTCCTTCGTGTACTGAGGAGTTTGCACTGCCAAACCCGCGTTGTTGATGAGGCAATCGAACGTTGGGTACTTCTCCTTAATTTCAGCGGCGAACTTGCGAATCGATTCAAACGACGCCAGGTCCAGCTCCAGTGGGATCAATTCGCCTTCGCTTGTTGCTTTCCTTATGGTGGCAATAGCCTGGCTGGCTCTCTCCATATTGCGGCATGCCATGATGACCGTTGCTTGTCGAGCAACGAGCGCCTTGGCCGTTTCGTAACCCAGACCCGTATTGCTACCGGTGATAATGAAAAGTTTACCACGAAGTGAGGAGTTGTTGCGAACCCAACCCCACTGCAACTCACGCAGCTTGCGGATCAGGTAGACTCCCGCACCGACACCGACAGGGATGAGCAGATACAACAGAGACATAGACATTTTCGGACACTGCTGTTAACTGGAATGAATTCGGAATTCGTGCAATAAGAGGTGGAAGTACCATGGAATGTATTGTTATTTTCTTTGTGTTTAAGTATAATAATATGGTACAAATGTTTATACTGTATGTTGGTCATGTTCGTAATGAGCTAAAATGCATTTATGTTAATGGTTATATATTGGGTTCCGCGAAAAGTATTCGCCGATTTTTTCATtaccaaaaatatatttttttgtacatagaatAAACACAAAAGAGAtgagatgtacatcattttaaagcttaaggtgaaggtggaagctagccacagatggctgccacaatggcgctcatttctttgacctccctccctcacccctcgcccgaaaatcaataattttgcgaaacagtgtgatctttttcgcacacttcccatcaggtaatatcaaccaaactctaatcgattactctcaagatattaaattttcatctgctgtcgcactgtatagtgaaaaacgtcggaaaacgaagcgaagggttaaggctctccaacgtgagtatgtgaaaacaatacgatcaacgaaggaaaacattaaggaattatcaacatcgagttactatgcggaagaacttgttaataccaaaagggccccaattcgcatgtgttataaatttgctcatgttacgctcgcgtataatcagaattttactttatatgcaaatgcaccttctatatatatttatatttgcaattgttcatcggaacatatcgttcatacattttactttagtattgaattgttattttttttcaaatttattcaaagactcgtgtcaatgtagCGCCACACAGCCTGATAAgcgaattgatctatttacgtgtgcttcgcccttctctcacaaacactattaccccatttttacacgtgggtttacctatactactacaatggctagcttccaccttcccCTTAAACTCTTATGTTTTGGAAAattttacgaacaaattttaTCTTGGTATGATTTAGGAGTCAAATATATCGAGAAGAAATAATAAGcagatttctttctgttttttcaaagatttgtgGACTAACAGTATTTTTCGTCAACTACCAGCTAGCTTTGCTAGATCGTTTGAAATTTATTAACATAGTCAATTGTGATCCGAGAGGCTTCATTGTCAAAATAAAACTATTTCTTCTAAATTAAATGTTATgaacagggcccgaaatcttcgaaggagaaaaatgaggaccgactctactctcagcagcttcgcctcgactagaactgcttcggcagtcgacGCCAACAAAaggtgacttgactagaaaatgaattgactagtgttgactagcgaggatgactggtgaactagtccagtcagtggtgactcgactaatgaatacaaatctacctcttcactcaactgacttcaatccacacttccatttccccctgacactaattcatactcgcgtacacaatcttatttttacgtccatataaagaggaacgaaaacatgatttctgatgcaaaaaagaagttaccccatcaatggacggttattgtctacccatcgtgaactcaaaccaacgaacttagtatgctataaaggtcctcgcgttagtattagttagtattaggcgtgcaaaatagcgcacacacactgcacgttattttatacgtgtaagtaattttcgtgtacgatacaaaagaatctagctcacatgtagcgtatgtcaaaccacgttgaactcaaactcgatgcatgcacatgtacatgggagagagaaagaaaggaatgaattcattttgggggaagtcacttcaaaatgcaatgaggacaatttgactgggaacaatgaaatgatatagtcaagtcggtagagggagatagcgactaaacgcccgactgactgttcagtcgttttggcggagaaactgcttCAAGAAGctaaaagtcattactaactgactatggatatagtcagtcagttagtcagctgactatcctcagttgactatgactatgcagagccctggtggttacattgcttcttcttggatggcactaatgtTCCCAGTAGAACATTTGCCTTCTGAACGTCGTATTATGCATCATTGTTAttaatagtacttagttgaaatttctatgccaaataacacgccttgaatgtattctggagtggaaagctctagaatatgcatAAACCAcggtgcaagtcggaagaaatttctctgacgaaaaatcccacGGCCAGAACGGTTTTCTCAGGtgcttgaactcggaaacgatcacATCGGGGCTGGAAACTCTCTCGACATGGCATGGAATAAATGCGTCCATGATGGTTTAAGTTGTTCTCTCGAATGGGAATCTATGACTGTGACATAAACAGTccgttttttatgaatttcatcATAATAATTATCAACAAGAGAACTCGTTCAGCTCAAGCTTTTGTAAGGGTACCATCATCATGATTTCATAGTGTAAAGTATTGTCTTCtgtatttgtgtatttttttaattttatttgtttcatttcaagacattgatgatgatggtattgattgattttgtttttatttcattttagtttttcaagtaatcaaaaaaataaaattgtgaagtctgcaatagtttgagcccgcgcgcgttgacGAACATAAGCAAAAGCAGTTTTTCGCGAAAAAAAAAGCATTCCAAGGGGAAACCAGAGGAAAGCTAGGTATAGGGATAGCTAGGGatagcgaaaatggtcatgtcaaattttaaaaaccgaccatggacattttgtttattggcccaaaaaaatgacctgtgcaaagtttcagttcaatcggatatgattcaggagtgcctcaaagctctcaaagtGTTGGTTttttgatgctcgaaaatcgaAAAGAAATCTGGAAAATCGACATTTTTtccatgccaaatgtcttaaaaatgcataaaacgtcgtgATCTGGtgttttctagaaaaaaatcatcgaattgtTGCTCTATAAAGGCGATAGCGATATCGAATTGCGTcagtgtgcgagatcaacaaatattaaatggaaaaacctattggcgataatattgcttattgcatgttgatagttgcTTATTGTTCCGATGTCTTGAGGCGGCTcaataatgaatgaaataaaaagaatcaTTCTAGCCAAATCTGATGTTTCTCTCAAACCAGCTGTTCCTCCGTTTCTCTATGAAAACAAGCCCAGTTTTCGTTAATTCAAACCATTTACGAATTAGGGACCAGAATAGTAGAAtagtttccctttttttttggtatgcaGATTATCGAGATATGTTCGCagcaaaaacagttattaacgtcAAAACTATTGCATAAAAAAGTGTCCAGTTTTCTAGTTTGGCACTACTACTGAAATAATATTAGTTGGGCCAACCAGAATAACCCGGTGGGCCTAATGCAGCTCGTATACCTAGGCTTGAATATACctgtcctacaggaacgttagaGTGATCAAATGAAAGGTGGTTGATAAGGATAATTGGATTTGCTCTTGAATTAGTTGcacaaaaattgtgttagtccacaaaatctttgaaaaaacaaaaagaaatcgatttttcatttccccCCGATTTTTTTGTCCACTAAATCTACGCAAACcaagatacaaatttgttcataaaatattccaaaacttgagaGTTTAAGCTTTGAAATTATGTACATCTCATCTTTTGCGTTCATTCAATGTACAAAAAAGTAgtttatttgtaatgaaaaaaatcgacaaTTACTTTTCGGGCAACCCAATACGTTAAgcattaatagaaaatattcATATTACAAACAAAACTCATAAACTACATGTTAGTACACAAAGAACTAAAATATAAGCTAAAATATATAAGTATTAAGCGCCATGCAAACGAGTTTTCAGCCTATTCCCGGAATAACATTATTGACTGCGGACATGTCCTCCATCCCATGTCTGAGTGCACTCATCAACCGTTTAAACTCATAATCCAAGACCAAAATGTTAGAACAACAGATTATGCTAGGTTATTATTCTTGATCGGATCGATCAAGATGATCTTATCGGAGCGGCTTCGCTGATCTTATCGAATATCCGCTTCGTTCCCGCTGTGTTTTTCTATCGCTTCCAAGCTCACATTCCATAATGCGACAGAAATCCGCTCGTCAAAGGCGAGTTTCGATTTTCGCATTTTCATATTGGACACATAGTGTCCGGTGACAGGATTCTCCCGCTCGTTGATGAAACTATCAGTCGCACAGTGTATTATATTTTGGGCGCCCTGTGGGATGAAAGGAACCATCCTCAGTTGATACATACTACTCTGGAAGATACGCGCCTACCTGTTCAGCTGATCGAAGCATGAGCCACACGATGGGTGAAAAAAGCATGTAATGATACCACTTGGGGTCATAACTTCGGAAGAAATCCGTGTGACATAGGCCAGGACACAACACGTGAACGTTGAAACCTCTTTTATAAAGCTCTCTAGCATAATAGAAATTCATCAGCTTCGAATTGTTGTACAATCTGTTTAGACGGCTCTCATATTCAACCCATTTGCCGAGATTCTCCAAATCTATGCTGGCGTCTATTTCATGCATTCGCGACGAAACGACCACAACGCGTGAATTGTACTTTTTCAAGTTATCTTTAAGCAGATCCACTAACAAGAACTGGCCAAGATGATTCACGCCGTAGTGAATTTCGTAACCTTCCTCGGTAAACTCAGGATTCTGGGCAGCCAATCCAGCATTATTCACCAGACAGAACATTTTTGGATACTTTGCGTTTATTTCCGAAGCAAATTTACGAATAGAGTTGAACGAGGCTAAATCTAATTCCATTGGAATAAGTTCACCTTCCTTCGATTCCTGGCGTATCCTTTCGATGGCCTGTCTTGCTTTGGTCATGTTGCGGCAAGCCATTATCGTTGTAGCTTGTCTGGCAGTGATGGCTTTGGTAGTTTCGTATCCTAATCCGGTGTTGGCTCCTGTTATTATAAAGAGTTTTCCTTTGAGGGAATGCTTATTTTTGACCCAACCCCATCTTCGAATTTTATATCTCCTCAGCGCATAAACACCGACCGTCACAAGCCCTACCGGAATCAGCAACTCGGACGAGAGAGAGGACATGTTCCGCACTAGCACGAGGATTGAACTAAAAGAAAACAATCAAAACCATTGCTGAATGATTCtatgattaattttattctCATTGCTgggtacaaaaaatgtttctgacATTCTCATCGAAAGATTTCGATGTAAGCGGCTCGCCAGGAATGTAAAATGGATTGCAAACGGCATCAGTATACAAAGCATGTAAATTCCTAAACATACTCCTGACCTCGTTCTCCCGGAACGACGTATTGCTCGAATCAATTATAATCACAAACTTTACCCGGCTATTGGTCACATAACCATAGATCTTGTAAATTTCCGTAGAATTCAGTAAACCCAAATAAAGTTCCCTCCCATCGGCACTTTGCTTTTGGCTGGCGGCACATTTCTCCTCAATTACATCGAGTGAGGCATGCACCTGGTACTGGAGCTCAATCTCCCTGTCGACGTTGGCCGTCGCAATATAGAGGGGCGAGTTGTCCTTGCCAATAATCGACACGCAGGCACACATTTCTGGGGTGTAGCTAACAGATCGGTTCTCACGCGGATCAAATCCTGTAGTATACTACACAAAGAGGGATAGAcaaaagaaaaacgaaaatatagCGTTATTCACTACCGGAAATGTGGCCTACGATatttactttatttttattaaatcctACCAAATAATGTACGTTTCATTCAAAGCCAAATGGAACATTGTTCCAACGACGGTAAATTTTCTCTTATTACTGTTCACGATGCACCATTCTCGTCGCATCTTTTTTTATGcgcatatgagaaaggtgtgcAGCAAAATTACATATCAAAACAGGTTCATTCATTTTATTCTGCGGAACATCGAAATATCTCTTGCTGCCTTTGTTTATTACATAAATTGGAACTGAGCAATATccaaaattgatgtttttgttttggttggttgACACCGTGACACCATTCATAACATTGGCACATACGAATTTGCTACGATAATAATTCCAACGTATGGTTTCTGTATACGTGGAAGCTATGGAGATTCTCCGTTATGACAACTAGTCGAgcatagaaaataataaatgaatATGTAGGAAACACTTTCTTCGAACTGATTaatgttggaaaaaaaaggttcaGCCTTAAATCCGATTCCCCAAATGGTGAATACAAATAGACGGAACTCAACAGATCTTGGGTACTGTTTGCACAAAACCAATTAAAGATTATACCCACCTCCTTACAGATCGAAACTCAAAAAAAGCCAATTTGTAGGCGTATTAATTAACAAATTTCTAACTTTCTTGACGAAAACAACCAGTCAAGATGCAAGTTTGTTTACAAATGCCTCGCCTAAATTCTTCAAGATTCGCTCGCTGACAGTTATATAAAATATACTGTGGTAACAGTGCCGCTCAAAAATGTGTGCACGGTAAATGATATTGGTTTGTCCAGCCGGAAATATGATCTTAGTTgatccacttttttgaatactctagttcagcgcacctgtttcaaatcaggtattcaaatatttccaaaaatataaataaaattgtctttctcaTGATTTACAATAGTTTTATAGGAAATTTTTTTACGAATtcatatgtttaaaaaaatcttaaagtccacattctattggtgtcaacgcGCTCTTCATTTGAGcttacttttaatcaatcaccagatgattatttgttaCGTATTcgaccttttctggattgtaacacttataaatattgtaaaaatcacacttgcacaccatttgtatcagattcatATAAGGTAcactggggcaagttgaaacaattttttcgaagttcaacttgaaagttatcttaaaaaatcattaaatttctaaattgaaatctgtaggcagcatatacaaggtataatagatgactttcgataaaaaaatagagattcacactggatgtttcgaaaaatatttataaaatttgtatgatatatgatgcagataactagcatatacacacaaaagtggaggcgatatacgtatatgccatattttgtacgcatataaagccgtatataacgatatgcgatgctttttggactgatatgcgatttgatacgacaacgttaccactcaatccatcgatgacatggaaaatcgtgtttttgcattttatgcgattttagatatatatgatcgatattttgattgatattttatgcgattgtgatttgatacgaaattatatgtgacttatcatgtgcaaagttatacgattttatt
The Toxorhynchites rutilus septentrionalis strain SRP chromosome 2, ASM2978413v1, whole genome shotgun sequence genome window above contains:
- the LOC129769170 gene encoding trafficking protein particle complex subunit 2-like protein — encoded protein: MCACVSIIGKDNSPLYIATANVDREIELQYQVHASLDVIEEKCAASQKQSADGRELYLGLLNSTEIYKIYGYVTNSRVKFVIIIDSSNTSFRENEVRSMFRNLHALYTDAVCNPFYIPGEPLTSKSFDENVRNIFCTQQ
- the LOC129769169 gene encoding retinol dehydrogenase 12-like isoform X2 — its product is MSMSLLYLLIPVGVGAGVYLIRKLRELQWGWVRNNSSLRGKLFIITGSNTGLGYETAKALVARQATVIMACRNMERASQAIATIRKATSEGELIPLELDLASFESIRKFAAEIKEKYPTFDCLINNAGLAVQTPQYTKENYEVHFGVNHLGHFLLVDLLKDNIKNNSARVVVVSSKMHEKNAKIDFDNLGKWVEKGPRDRFNNLYNNSKLMNFYFARELYKKGYDAHVLCPGLCHTDFFRDYNPKWYHYVLFAPIVWLFLRSAKQGAQNIIHCATDNVNTAEKNPAVGYFVTNVKQTKSKVAFDDEISERFWKESAREINSHGK
- the LOC129769169 gene encoding retinol dehydrogenase 12-like isoform X1: MSSLSSELLIPVGLVTVGVYALRRYKIRRWGWVKNKHSLKGKLFIITGANTGLGYETTKAITARQATTIMACRNMTKARQAIERIRQESKEGELIPMELDLASFNSIRKFASEINAKYPKMFCLVNNAGLAAQNPEFTEEGYEIHYGVNHLGQFLLVDLLKDNLKKYNSRVVVVSSRMHEIDASIDLENLGKWVEYESRLNRLYNNSKLMNFYYARELYKRGFNVHVLCPGLCHTDFFRSYDPKWYHYMLFSPIVWLMLRSAEQGAQNIIHCATDSFINERENPVTGHYVSNMKMRKSKLAFDERISVALWNVSLEAIEKHSGNEADIR